A window of Corallococcus macrosporus DSM 14697 contains these coding sequences:
- a CDS encoding DUF1501 domain-containing protein, which translates to MSFSRRQFLRGTSSGLGLLAASSALPRWLVGEAQAASLGGYAGYRAAVCVFLLGGNDANNVLVPLGSTPYSHYRAARPNIGIPQGDLLPISPEGLAANAYGLHPSLQKVRALFDQGRAALVCNVGPLVLPMKKAEYTSGATARPDNLYSHSDQQDAWASAIANPSTAGLPLALVGKATGWGGRMADMIHGLNAGEYPEVVSFGGKPLFAAGASRQPMMVPANGTLAFRENGSASFNALQTEALAEVLGISNGVTLEASYAGIFTQAKTFALARAEARDAAWNALPLQTRNAIDALFIPPSGVTGWSLLPQLQNVLRDLVAGATSAAGGGLGLRRQAFSVGLGGFDTHVGQLTTHEALLAQLDSSLDAFHRAVALLRESGVFGATPPQATLFTMSDFSRTMVENSDRGTDHAWGGHAIVIGEQVQGGRLYGTYPSLDLAANGANNPDTTDSRGRWIPTLSVDQYAYSLAYWLGATAATERDYVCPNLATYVAAATAGGFPAAARRYRIPSLLGAT; encoded by the coding sequence ATGTCCTTCTCGAGACGACAGTTCCTTCGTGGTACGTCCAGCGGTCTGGGGCTCCTCGCCGCGTCGTCCGCGCTGCCGCGCTGGCTGGTGGGCGAGGCGCAGGCGGCCTCCCTCGGCGGTTACGCGGGCTATCGCGCGGCGGTCTGCGTGTTCCTGCTGGGCGGCAATGACGCCAACAACGTCCTGGTCCCGCTCGGGTCCACGCCCTACTCGCACTACCGCGCCGCGCGGCCGAACATCGGCATCCCCCAGGGGGACCTGCTGCCCATCAGCCCGGAAGGGCTGGCCGCGAACGCCTATGGGCTCCACCCCTCGCTGCAGAAGGTGCGGGCCCTCTTCGACCAGGGGCGCGCCGCGCTCGTCTGCAACGTGGGGCCGCTGGTCCTCCCCATGAAGAAGGCGGAGTACACGTCGGGCGCCACCGCCCGCCCGGACAACCTGTACTCCCACAGCGACCAGCAGGACGCCTGGGCGAGCGCCATCGCGAACCCGTCCACCGCGGGGCTGCCCCTGGCGCTCGTGGGCAAGGCCACGGGGTGGGGCGGCCGCATGGCGGACATGATTCATGGCCTCAACGCCGGGGAGTATCCCGAGGTCGTGTCGTTCGGGGGCAAGCCCCTCTTCGCGGCGGGGGCCTCGCGGCAGCCGATGATGGTCCCCGCCAACGGCACGCTCGCCTTCCGGGAGAACGGCTCCGCGAGCTTCAACGCGCTCCAGACCGAGGCGCTCGCGGAGGTGCTGGGCATCTCGAACGGCGTCACGCTGGAGGCGTCCTACGCGGGCATCTTCACGCAGGCCAAGACGTTCGCCCTGGCTCGGGCCGAGGCCCGTGATGCGGCGTGGAACGCGCTCCCGCTCCAGACGCGCAATGCCATTGACGCGTTGTTCATTCCCCCCTCCGGCGTGACGGGCTGGTCGCTGCTCCCGCAGCTCCAGAACGTGCTGCGGGACCTCGTCGCGGGCGCGACGTCCGCGGCGGGCGGAGGCCTGGGGCTGCGGCGTCAGGCGTTCTCCGTGGGGCTGGGCGGCTTCGACACCCACGTGGGGCAGCTCACCACGCACGAAGCCCTGCTTGCCCAGCTCGACTCCTCGCTGGATGCCTTCCACCGGGCGGTGGCGCTCCTGCGCGAGTCCGGCGTCTTCGGCGCCACGCCTCCGCAGGCCACGCTCTTCACCATGAGCGACTTCAGCCGCACGATGGTGGAGAACTCCGACCGGGGCACGGACCACGCCTGGGGTGGCCACGCCATCGTCATTGGCGAGCAGGTCCAGGGCGGCCGACTGTACGGCACGTACCCCAGCCTGGACCTGGCCGCCAACGGCGCGAACAACCCCGATACCACGGACTCGCGCGGGCGCTGGATTCCCACGCTGTCGGTGGACCAGTACGCCTATTCCCTGGCGTATTGGCTGGGCGCGACGGCGGCCACCGAGCGCGACTACGTGTGTCCGAACCTCGCGACCTACGTCGCCGCGGCGACAGCGGGTGGCTTCCCCGCCGCCGCGCGCAGATACCGCATCCCCTCGCTGCTGGGCGCGACGTAG
- a CDS encoding DUF1800 domain-containing protein, producing MLRRLTLAMAVCVTACAPEDSPPEAVESEVLGQREQAAEPLETPSEANAIRFLEQSTFGPKLAWGASPLPIDTVESVMARGISASITAQLNAARSTYTGELGAPDLGSQFFTHAIEGRDQLRQRVSFALSQLFVVSQNGIPNLASTPESEPRLAMAGYLNTLSANAFGNFRDLLEAITLNPAMGTYLDMANNKAYLANGTAVAPNENYAREMLQLFTLGLHKLNEDGTERTDAEGAPIPAYTEAHVQAFAHALSGWTYANENGCPDRGRSNPASYGQRMIGCNVNHDSSSQLLLRGQRTTAGGGVKAHLNEALDNVFADPNLPPFICKQLIQHLVTSNPRPGYVRRVVNVFKDNGSGVRGDLGAVVRAILEDDDARGPSVLPGQRANYGHLRSPALFVTTLVRWLNGTLDTAGGTKDPGAKLNSWSSAMGQSVPRPPSVFSYYPPNAPAPGGNGLLGPEFAILDTATVTARANFVHELLYANTPANAGVMVDVSVLPADASALVVWLGRYWLHASMSSSLQTLVHGAITDARAGDSTRQRKLAVYLTSLSPEFQIQR from the coding sequence ATGCTTCGACGTCTCACCCTAGCGATGGCCGTGTGCGTGACCGCGTGCGCACCGGAAGACAGTCCCCCGGAGGCGGTGGAGAGCGAGGTCCTCGGTCAGCGGGAGCAGGCCGCCGAGCCGCTGGAGACGCCCTCGGAGGCCAACGCCATCCGCTTCCTCGAGCAGTCGACCTTCGGGCCGAAGCTCGCGTGGGGCGCGAGCCCGCTGCCCATCGACACGGTGGAGTCGGTGATGGCGCGCGGCATCTCCGCCTCCATCACCGCGCAGCTCAACGCCGCCCGCTCCACCTATACCGGTGAGCTGGGGGCGCCGGACCTCGGCTCCCAGTTCTTCACCCATGCCATTGAGGGGAGGGACCAGTTGCGGCAGCGGGTGTCGTTCGCGCTGAGCCAGCTCTTCGTCGTCTCCCAGAACGGCATCCCCAACCTCGCGTCCACGCCGGAGTCGGAGCCGAGGCTGGCGATGGCGGGCTACCTCAACACGCTCTCCGCCAATGCCTTTGGCAACTTCCGCGACCTGCTGGAGGCCATCACGCTGAACCCCGCCATGGGCACGTACCTGGACATGGCGAACAACAAGGCCTACCTGGCGAATGGCACGGCCGTGGCGCCCAACGAGAACTACGCGCGGGAGATGCTCCAGCTCTTCACGCTGGGGCTCCACAAGCTCAACGAGGACGGCACGGAGCGGACGGACGCCGAGGGCGCGCCGATTCCGGCGTACACGGAGGCCCACGTCCAGGCCTTCGCCCATGCGCTCTCCGGGTGGACCTATGCCAACGAGAACGGCTGCCCCGACCGGGGCCGCTCGAACCCGGCCAGCTACGGGCAGCGGATGATTGGCTGCAACGTGAACCATGACTCGAGCTCGCAGCTCCTGCTGCGGGGCCAGCGCACGACGGCGGGGGGCGGCGTCAAGGCGCACCTGAACGAGGCCTTGGACAACGTCTTCGCCGACCCGAACCTCCCGCCCTTCATCTGCAAGCAGCTCATCCAGCACCTGGTCACCAGCAACCCGCGCCCTGGGTACGTCCGGCGCGTGGTCAACGTCTTCAAGGACAACGGCAGCGGCGTGCGCGGCGACCTGGGCGCGGTGGTCCGCGCGATTCTGGAGGATGACGACGCGCGCGGGCCGTCCGTTCTCCCGGGACAGCGCGCCAACTACGGACACCTGCGCTCGCCCGCGTTGTTCGTCACCACGCTCGTCCGCTGGCTCAACGGCACGCTGGACACGGCGGGCGGAACCAAGGACCCCGGCGCGAAGCTGAACAGTTGGAGCAGCGCCATGGGCCAGTCGGTGCCCCGGCCTCCCTCCGTCTTCAGCTACTACCCGCCGAACGCCCCCGCGCCGGGGGGCAACGGGCTGCTGGGCCCCGAGTTCGCCATCCTCGACACGGCCACGGTGACGGCCCGCGCCAACTTCGTGCATGAGCTCCTCTACGCGAACACGCCGGCCAACGCGGGCGTCATGGTGGACGTGAGCGTGCTCCCGGCCGACGCCAGCGCGCTGGTGGTCTGGCTGGGCCGCTACTGGCTCCACGCCTCGATGTCGTCGAGCCTGCAGACGCTCGTCCACGGGGCCATCACCGATGCTCGCGCGGGGGACTCGACGCGCCAGCGCAAGCTGGCCGTCTATCTCACGTCGCTCTCACCCGAGTTCCAGATTCAGAGGTAG
- a CDS encoding serine/threonine-protein kinase, whose amino-acid sequence MSEEKKPSAPPEGADATLLSAQPRVAITDEAEGARFAGRYVLEALAGRGGMGAVYRARDTLVGDVVALKLLELGASPAPEWLERFRREVRLARRITHRHVARTFDLGEHAGRLYLTMEYVEGESLQSLMEREGAVPPARAARLVLALCEGLAAAHAAGVVHRDLKPANVLVEPRGRVVLTDFGIARAVAGEAASRTQGLVGTPMYMAPEQLESGEVDARADLYATGLVLYQLLTGTPPFTGDSPMAVAVARLRHPPPDPRLLAAVPDALAELVLSCLSREPSGRPQDAACVADALRRWLGSVGESLEPEHGHSHGTHPGTRGHAAGDGTSTPRSGGASQVSGAVTPATGTQGSSTPGPSGAGHVSMSSGAMVSRTTPRTPPRAGEQSLAVLPLRFMGTREQEFLGDGVTEALIDVLSRTRGLRVQSSGATERFRHERDPRVAARELGVELVVDGSLQAAGKTVRVTLRVVEGASGTQLWSGRFDDADEDPFQLQDRLGQRLAEALRGELAILAYRATVPAEALALYRQVLSRMSAPSMPRELKDEVITPLEQLHEAVPDFPHAAAHHAVATLRAGFIHALQDDNDVDWAALARTSLERARHVAPELLETKLATAILATREGRWRDAVVALRAALDAAPTFAPALQLLGNLQCEAGRVDEGMPRLKLAYALEPGMAIGLVEVARCSALRGDEATYQWCLERLRSLPLLSMPVLILRMRVSAWKGDLDDVRQCRAALNEDPSHMAFHVANYCTMALGEVSVESAQSILDGLLSRQVDTRFASMLCQLAAELMCLRGAPAEALRYVHQAADVALIDLEWMDRCPVLTPLRAQPGFADARRKVRSRVEAIWSA is encoded by the coding sequence GTGTCCGAGGAGAAAAAACCGAGCGCGCCACCCGAGGGGGCCGACGCGACGCTGCTCTCCGCGCAGCCGCGTGTCGCCATCACGGACGAGGCGGAGGGCGCGCGGTTCGCGGGGCGTTACGTCCTGGAGGCGCTGGCCGGTCGCGGTGGCATGGGCGCGGTGTATCGCGCGCGGGACACGCTGGTGGGCGACGTGGTGGCGTTGAAGCTGCTGGAGCTGGGCGCTTCGCCGGCGCCGGAGTGGTTGGAGCGCTTCCGCCGCGAGGTCCGCCTGGCCCGGCGCATCACCCACCGGCACGTGGCGCGGACCTTCGACCTGGGCGAGCACGCGGGCCGCCTCTACCTGACCATGGAGTACGTGGAGGGGGAGAGCCTCCAGTCGCTGATGGAGCGCGAGGGCGCGGTGCCGCCGGCGCGCGCGGCGCGGCTGGTCCTGGCGCTGTGCGAAGGGCTGGCCGCGGCGCACGCGGCGGGCGTGGTGCACCGGGATTTGAAGCCGGCCAACGTGCTGGTGGAGCCGCGGGGCCGCGTGGTGCTCACCGACTTCGGCATCGCCCGGGCGGTGGCGGGCGAGGCGGCCTCGCGCACGCAGGGCCTGGTGGGCACGCCCATGTACATGGCGCCCGAGCAGTTGGAGAGCGGCGAGGTGGACGCTCGCGCCGACCTCTACGCCACGGGCCTGGTGCTCTACCAGTTGCTGACGGGCACGCCGCCCTTCACCGGCGACTCGCCCATGGCGGTGGCGGTGGCCCGGCTGCGGCATCCTCCGCCAGACCCCCGCCTGCTCGCGGCGGTGCCGGACGCGCTGGCGGAGCTGGTGCTCTCATGCCTGTCGCGGGAGCCCTCCGGGCGTCCCCAGGACGCGGCCTGCGTGGCGGACGCGCTGCGGCGGTGGCTGGGCTCCGTCGGGGAGTCTCTGGAGCCCGAGCATGGCCATTCCCACGGCACGCATCCCGGGACGCGAGGGCACGCCGCGGGTGACGGCACGTCCACGCCGAGGTCCGGCGGGGCCTCCCAGGTTTCCGGGGCGGTGACGCCCGCGACTGGCACCCAGGGCTCGTCGACGCCAGGGCCCAGCGGTGCCGGCCACGTCTCGATGTCGTCGGGCGCGATGGTGTCTCGCACGACGCCTCGGACGCCGCCGCGCGCGGGTGAGCAGTCGCTGGCGGTGCTGCCGCTCCGTTTCATGGGGACGCGGGAGCAGGAGTTCCTGGGCGACGGCGTGACGGAGGCGCTCATCGACGTGTTGTCGAGGACGCGTGGCCTCCGGGTGCAGAGCAGCGGGGCCACGGAGCGCTTCCGGCACGAGCGGGACCCTCGCGTCGCCGCGCGCGAGCTGGGGGTGGAGCTGGTGGTGGATGGCTCGCTCCAGGCCGCGGGCAAGACGGTGCGCGTGACGCTGCGGGTGGTGGAGGGCGCGTCCGGCACGCAGCTGTGGAGCGGCCGTTTCGACGACGCGGATGAGGACCCGTTCCAGCTCCAGGACCGGCTGGGACAGCGGCTGGCGGAGGCCCTGCGTGGTGAGCTGGCCATCCTGGCCTACCGCGCCACGGTGCCGGCGGAGGCGCTGGCCCTCTACCGGCAGGTGCTCTCCCGGATGTCCGCCCCCTCGATGCCGCGCGAGCTGAAGGACGAGGTCATCACGCCGCTCGAGCAGCTTCACGAAGCGGTGCCTGACTTCCCGCACGCGGCGGCGCACCACGCGGTGGCGACGCTCCGGGCGGGCTTCATCCACGCGCTGCAAGACGACAACGACGTCGACTGGGCCGCGCTGGCGCGGACGAGCCTGGAGCGCGCCCGGCACGTGGCGCCGGAGCTCCTGGAGACGAAGCTGGCCACGGCCATCCTGGCCACCCGGGAGGGCCGCTGGCGGGACGCGGTGGTGGCCTTGCGCGCGGCGTTGGACGCGGCGCCCACCTTCGCGCCGGCGCTCCAGCTCCTCGGCAACCTCCAGTGCGAGGCGGGGCGCGTGGACGAGGGCATGCCGCGCTTGAAGCTGGCCTATGCGCTGGAGCCGGGCATGGCCATCGGCCTGGTCGAGGTGGCGCGGTGCAGCGCCTTGCGTGGCGATGAGGCGACCTACCAGTGGTGCCTGGAGCGCCTGCGCAGCCTGCCCCTGCTGAGCATGCCGGTGCTCATCCTCCGCATGCGGGTGTCCGCCTGGAAGGGGGACCTGGACGACGTGCGCCAGTGCCGGGCCGCGCTGAACGAAGACCCGAGTCACATGGCCTTCCACGTGGCCAACTACTGCACGATGGCGCTGGGCGAGGTGTCGGTGGAGTCCGCGCAGTCCATCCTGGATGGCTTGCTCAGCCGGCAGGTGGACACGCGCTTCGCGTCGATGCTGTGTCAGCTCGCGGCGGAGTTGATGTGTCTCCGGGGCGCGCCCGCCGAAGCGCTGCGCTACGTGCACCAGGCGGCGGACGTGGCGCTCATCGACCTGGAGTGGATGGACCGGTGCCCGGTGCTGACGCCCCTGCGCGCGCAGCCGGGGTTCGCGGACGCGCGGCGCAAGGTGCGCTCCCGGGTGGAGGCCATCTGGTCCGCGTGA
- the xth gene encoding exodeoxyribonuclease III, with translation MKIATWNVNSVRARQERLLAWLKKAQPDVLCLQELKCVDEDFPLEAVRELGYHAAVHGQKTYNGVAILAKEEPKDVVKGLSDGVDDSHARLIAATVGGIRVVSAYAPNGQSVDSPQYQYKLEWYGRLRRYLDARHKPDEPLVLGGDWNVAPEDLDTYDPKLWEGQTLFTLKERDALQHLGAFGLSDAFRKLHPGVQKFTWWDYRMLGFPKNLGLRIDHLYVTAPLAERLTVVDVDREERKGKQPSDHAPVWLELRD, from the coding sequence ATGAAGATCGCCACCTGGAACGTGAACTCGGTGCGAGCCCGGCAGGAGCGGCTGCTCGCCTGGTTGAAGAAGGCCCAGCCGGACGTCCTCTGCCTGCAGGAGCTCAAGTGCGTGGACGAGGACTTCCCCCTGGAGGCCGTGCGCGAGCTGGGCTACCACGCCGCGGTCCACGGGCAGAAGACGTACAACGGCGTCGCCATCCTCGCGAAGGAGGAGCCGAAGGACGTGGTGAAGGGCCTGTCCGACGGCGTGGATGATTCACACGCGCGCCTCATCGCGGCCACGGTGGGCGGCATCCGCGTGGTGAGCGCGTACGCGCCCAACGGCCAGTCGGTGGACTCGCCGCAGTACCAGTACAAGCTGGAGTGGTACGGCCGGCTGCGGCGCTACCTGGACGCGCGCCACAAGCCCGACGAGCCCCTGGTGCTGGGCGGCGACTGGAACGTGGCGCCCGAGGACCTCGACACGTACGACCCGAAGCTGTGGGAGGGCCAGACGCTCTTCACGCTGAAGGAGCGGGACGCGCTCCAGCACCTGGGCGCCTTCGGGCTGTCGGATGCCTTCCGCAAGCTGCACCCGGGCGTGCAGAAGTTCACCTGGTGGGACTACCGCATGCTCGGCTTCCCGAAGAACCTGGGCCTGCGCATCGACCACCTCTACGTCACGGCCCCCCTGGCCGAGCGGCTGACGGTGGTGGACGTGGACCGCGAGGAGCGCAAGGGCAAGCAGCCCTCGGACCACGCGCCCGTGTGGCTCGAGCTGCGCGACTGA
- a CDS encoding tetratricopeptide repeat protein encodes MRQDTPKKPTLLAGLPVPTVLRRALVPVGIVALGLVAAWADAPLPPALTAWLDAEQQAAPEATGPRIVIDVSAPDSGTGGTRGVRATPREVHLAPASAGLGAVPGAEDSRGAPPDNDTAPDTSAKPEAGGLGSEPDATLALPHTHGRSVDHLSRAHLLRDWDDLSGALTECRRAIHDAPEDVAAVALAAELAGLTGRLDLAVRAQAWLGRLLPLDARPLVRQARLLVSLGRHTEAVEAGEEAVVRDPEYVEAYQVLGRAHLASGELAKAMLRFQQAVHLHPEHGYALNNLGLTYLRAGENQKAADVLTRAAALLPHVAYVHNNLGVAHERLGQQEHARSAYAAAMHLSPRYVQARVNADRMRRMAHADIAGAQPQRGQARPTGGEASAPR; translated from the coding sequence ATGCGCCAGGACACCCCGAAGAAGCCCACGCTCCTCGCCGGACTCCCCGTGCCCACCGTCCTGCGACGCGCGCTGGTGCCAGTGGGCATTGTGGCGCTCGGACTGGTGGCGGCCTGGGCAGACGCGCCGCTGCCCCCGGCGCTCACCGCGTGGCTGGACGCGGAGCAGCAGGCGGCGCCGGAGGCCACCGGTCCCCGCATCGTCATCGACGTGTCCGCTCCCGATTCGGGGACAGGGGGGACGCGGGGTGTCCGTGCCACGCCGCGCGAGGTGCACCTCGCGCCCGCCTCCGCCGGCCTGGGAGCCGTCCCCGGCGCGGAGGATTCCCGCGGCGCCCCTCCGGACAACGACACCGCACCCGACACGTCCGCCAAACCGGAAGCGGGAGGCCTGGGCAGCGAGCCGGATGCGACGCTCGCGCTGCCCCACACGCATGGCCGCAGCGTGGACCACCTGAGCCGGGCCCACCTGCTGCGCGACTGGGATGACCTGTCGGGCGCCCTCACCGAGTGCCGCCGCGCCATTCATGACGCCCCCGAGGACGTGGCCGCCGTGGCGCTGGCCGCGGAGCTCGCCGGGCTCACCGGGCGGCTGGACCTGGCCGTGCGCGCCCAGGCCTGGCTCGGCCGCCTGCTCCCGCTGGATGCCCGCCCCCTGGTGCGACAGGCCCGGCTGCTGGTGTCCCTGGGCCGCCACACCGAAGCGGTGGAAGCGGGCGAGGAGGCCGTGGTGCGCGACCCGGAGTACGTGGAGGCCTACCAGGTGCTCGGGCGCGCCCACCTGGCGAGCGGTGAGCTGGCGAAGGCGATGCTGCGCTTCCAGCAGGCCGTGCACCTCCACCCGGAGCACGGCTACGCGCTCAACAACCTGGGCCTCACGTACCTGCGCGCGGGTGAGAACCAGAAGGCCGCGGACGTGCTCACCCGGGCGGCGGCGCTGCTCCCGCACGTGGCCTACGTGCACAACAACCTGGGCGTGGCCCACGAGCGGCTGGGACAGCAGGAGCACGCCCGGTCCGCCTACGCCGCGGCCATGCACCTGTCACCCCGCTACGTCCAGGCCCGCGTCAACGCGGACCGGATGCGCCGCATGGCTCACGCGGACATCGCGGGTGCCCAGCCCCAGCGTGGGCAGGCCCGCCCCACCGGGGGTGAGGCGTCCGCTCCCCGGTAG
- a CDS encoding penicillin-binding protein 1A, whose amino-acid sequence MTTAPQMPSSSETSTPTPPAPPSRPGFGARLWRWTKRLLITGLVCLVLGALTVVGGYVYYSQDLPSVDALRDYQPPQVTKVTCADGSICAEFARERRTLIRVEDLPPHVRNAFLAAEDADFYKHEGLDFFGITRAAIKNLIPNSRKSGASTITQQVVKNLLLTPERKFSRKAREWILTPRVEEALTKDQILSLYINQSYYGQRRYGLEEAALYYFGKHAKALNVGEAAVLAGTVQLPHRINPVTNMTRAKSRQRYVLDQMARNGFVSADVAEAEKEQPIVLAPRRGKAVGPYYTEEIRRTLIARYGEQVVMEGGLRVDIAMVPRLQLAAEEAVREGLEAVDRRQGYRGPRGALEKGQWERYRALIATRIEEAGRRQKDQGYVADLSPLAKVEKEAPKPPEAAGAVVDPLEEEGAEEQRPDLTPEDEAPLSPDQLLAQSVRLKPMEEGLRLTGYVMLVDDKRKVARVDLVGRTAEVPFASVTWARRKGKGAPKKISDVFTEGELVFVRVLKAPPAPAFVEATLDQVPEVQGGLVVIRPENRHVVALVGGYDAERSSFNRATQAKRQPGSSFKPFLYAAAMGSGRYTPLSKVNDAPEAVRDPYTGKTWKPQNYDRQFQGPMTLREALTKSKNTVSVRLIEALTPATAIDFARRAGIHSPLPENLTLALGTGEVTMLEAANAYATLQASGRYAEPLMLLRVRDAHGKVLEEHQPAFEETLPPAVAYLTTSLMRSVVEDGSGRAVLALERPAAGKTGTTQQSRDTWFSGYTADWVASAWVGFDDNAPLGGRETGGRAALPIWLQFMRVAHEGLPTREFEVPPGVVQVRIDPISGLLAGNSVPGRLEPFLEGTQPTAEAPPPGQVTTDQFFLDDGNRRGL is encoded by the coding sequence ATGACCACGGCTCCCCAGATGCCCTCTTCGTCCGAAACCTCCACACCCACTCCCCCCGCGCCGCCCTCGCGCCCGGGGTTCGGTGCCCGGCTCTGGCGCTGGACGAAGCGGCTGCTCATCACCGGCCTCGTGTGCCTGGTGCTCGGCGCCCTCACAGTGGTGGGCGGCTACGTGTACTACAGCCAGGACCTGCCCTCCGTGGACGCGCTCCGCGACTACCAGCCGCCGCAGGTCACCAAGGTGACGTGCGCTGACGGCAGCATCTGCGCCGAGTTCGCGCGCGAGCGGCGCACGTTGATTCGCGTGGAGGATTTGCCGCCCCACGTCCGCAACGCCTTCCTGGCCGCCGAGGACGCGGACTTCTACAAGCACGAGGGCCTGGACTTCTTCGGCATCACCCGCGCGGCCATCAAGAACCTCATCCCCAACAGCCGCAAGTCCGGCGCGTCCACCATCACCCAGCAGGTGGTGAAGAACCTGCTCCTGACGCCCGAGCGGAAGTTCTCCCGCAAGGCGCGCGAGTGGATCCTCACGCCGCGCGTGGAGGAGGCGCTCACCAAGGACCAGATTCTCTCGCTCTACATCAACCAGTCCTACTACGGGCAGCGCCGCTACGGCCTGGAGGAGGCCGCCCTCTACTACTTCGGCAAGCACGCCAAGGCGCTGAACGTGGGCGAGGCCGCGGTGCTCGCGGGCACCGTGCAGCTCCCGCACCGCATCAACCCGGTGACGAACATGACGCGGGCGAAGTCGCGGCAGCGCTACGTGCTGGACCAGATGGCGCGCAACGGCTTCGTGTCCGCGGACGTGGCGGAGGCGGAGAAGGAGCAGCCCATCGTCCTGGCGCCCCGTCGCGGCAAGGCGGTGGGGCCGTACTACACGGAGGAGATTCGCCGCACCCTCATCGCCCGCTACGGCGAACAGGTGGTGATGGAGGGCGGGCTGCGCGTGGACATCGCCATGGTGCCCAGGCTCCAGCTCGCGGCGGAGGAGGCGGTGCGGGAAGGCCTGGAGGCGGTGGACCGGCGCCAGGGCTACCGCGGTCCCCGTGGGGCGCTGGAGAAGGGGCAGTGGGAGCGCTACCGGGCGCTCATCGCCACGCGCATCGAGGAAGCGGGGCGCCGGCAGAAGGACCAGGGCTACGTCGCGGACCTGTCGCCGCTGGCCAAGGTGGAGAAGGAAGCGCCGAAGCCGCCCGAGGCGGCGGGGGCCGTGGTGGACCCGCTGGAGGAGGAAGGCGCCGAGGAGCAGCGCCCGGACCTGACGCCCGAGGACGAGGCGCCGCTGTCCCCGGACCAGCTCCTGGCGCAGTCCGTGCGCCTCAAGCCCATGGAGGAGGGCCTGCGCCTCACCGGCTACGTGATGCTCGTGGACGACAAGCGCAAGGTGGCGCGCGTGGACCTGGTGGGCCGCACCGCCGAGGTGCCCTTCGCGTCCGTCACCTGGGCCCGGCGGAAGGGCAAGGGCGCACCGAAGAAGATCTCCGACGTCTTCACCGAGGGCGAGCTCGTCTTCGTGCGCGTGCTCAAGGCGCCGCCCGCGCCGGCCTTCGTGGAGGCGACGCTGGACCAGGTGCCCGAGGTGCAGGGCGGGCTGGTGGTCATCCGCCCGGAGAACCGGCACGTGGTGGCGCTGGTGGGCGGCTATGACGCGGAGCGCTCGTCCTTCAACCGCGCCACCCAGGCGAAGCGGCAGCCGGGCTCGTCGTTCAAGCCGTTCCTCTACGCCGCCGCCATGGGCAGCGGGCGGTACACGCCGCTGTCCAAGGTCAACGACGCCCCCGAGGCCGTGCGCGACCCGTACACGGGCAAGACGTGGAAGCCGCAGAACTACGACCGCCAGTTCCAGGGCCCGATGACGCTGCGCGAGGCGCTGACCAAGTCGAAGAACACGGTGTCCGTGCGGCTCATCGAGGCGCTCACTCCGGCCACCGCCATCGACTTCGCGCGCCGGGCCGGCATCCACTCGCCGCTGCCGGAGAACCTCACGCTGGCGCTGGGCACGGGGGAAGTCACCATGCTGGAGGCGGCCAACGCCTACGCCACCCTCCAGGCCAGCGGCCGCTACGCGGAGCCGCTGATGCTGCTGCGCGTGCGGGACGCGCACGGCAAGGTGCTGGAGGAGCACCAGCCCGCCTTCGAGGAGACGCTGCCGCCCGCGGTGGCCTACCTCACCACGTCGCTGATGCGCAGCGTGGTGGAGGACGGCTCGGGCCGGGCCGTGCTCGCGCTGGAGCGCCCCGCCGCGGGCAAGACGGGCACCACCCAGCAGTCCCGCGACACGTGGTTCTCCGGCTACACCGCGGACTGGGTGGCCAGCGCGTGGGTGGGCTTCGACGACAACGCGCCGCTGGGGGGCAGGGAGACGGGTGGCCGCGCCGCGCTGCCCATCTGGCTCCAGTTCATGCGCGTGGCCCACGAAGGGCTGCCCACGCGGGAGTTCGAGGTGCCGCCCGGCGTCGTGCAGGTGCGCATCGACCCCATCAGCGGGCTGCTGGCGGGCAACTCCGTCCCGGGCCGGCTGGAGCCCTTCCTCGAAGGCACGCAGCCCACCGCGGAGGCGCCGCCGCCGGGGCAGGTGACCACCGACCAGTTCTTCCTCGACGACGGCAACAGGCGGGGCTTGTGA